The genomic DNA GCCAGCGCGGCCTGCAGTTCGGCGTCCCCGGCGCTGCGCAGGCGCGACAGGTGCGCGAAGCGGGGCGTGGCCGACGCGAACCCCAGCCGGACGATCACGTCGTCGCTGGCCTCGTCCTTCCCGATGCGCCAGACCAGCTGCCCGCCGAGCGCCTCGAGCTGACGCAGCAGGTCCGGCGTGACCGGGGGGTCGCCGTTCGGGTCGCCGGGCAGGTCGCTGGGAAGGTCGGCACTCATGCGGGTCATTGTACGCGGCGGGCCCCGGCGGGTAGAACAGGGAACATGACAGACATGACCGACGATCCCGCTGCCGGCCTCAGCTGGCGCGCCCTGGAGACCCGCGTGGGCCTGGACAGCCTGCCGGTCTTTCACCGGGCGTTCCTGACTTGGCGGGGCGTGGAGGGTGCCGACGGCATGCCGCTGCGGCGCGTGCAGCAGCGGGTGGAGGCCGAACTGAACCGGCTGGTGCAGGCCGGGCAGGCGACCCGCAGCGGCGAGGACTGGCAGCTGCGCCCGGACGCCCTGGCCGGCTTCGAGGCGGCGCAGGCGTTCCTGGACTGAGGAGCAGCCCGTATCCTGTGGGGATGACTGCCTTCCTGCTTCTCCCTGCCGCCCGCCCGGAGTCCGTATGAGCCTGCGCATCCTGGGCGGCAGTGCCAAGGGCCGCTCGCTGGAGGTTCCGGCGAGTGCGCGGCCCAGCGGCGCCCGCATCCGCAAGAGCCTGTTCGACCTGCTGGCCGCCCGGCTGCCGCGCGGCACCTTCCTGGACATGCACGGCGGCAGCGGCGCCATCGGCCTGGAGGCCGCCAGCCGCGGGTACGGGGTGACGCTGATCGAGATGGACGGCCGCGCCGTGAAGGCGCTGGAGGCGAACGCCCGCGCGCTGGGCCTGCGCGCCCGCATCCTGAAGGGCGACGCGCAGAGCCTGATGCCCGCACTGGGGCCGTTCGACATCGTATTCAGCGACCCGCCGTACGACGTGGACATTCCCGCGCTGGCCGCGAACCTGCTCGCGCGGAACGTGGTGCGGCCCGGCGGGCTGCTGATCTGCCAGCACCCGGACCGCACCCGCCTGCCCGAACGGGCCGGGTACACCCGCGAGGTGCGCGAGTACGGCAGCAACAGCCTGACCATCTACGAACGCGACGAACCCTCTGACGGGCCGGAAGCCGGGGCGGCCGACCTGCCCGAAGGCGGGACCGGCGGGGCGGAAGTAGGGTAAGGTGACGGGGCTATGAACGCTGTCTTTCCCGGATCGTTCGATCCCATCACCAGCGGGCACATGGACGTCCTGACGCGCGCCGCGAAGATCTTCGACCAGGTGACGGTCACGGTCATGCACAATGCCCGCAAGCAGGGCCGCCACCTGTTCACGCTGGAGGAGCGCATGGACATCCTGCGCGAGGCGACCGCGCACCTGCCGAACGTCCGGGTGGACACCTTCGGGGGGCTGCTGGTGGACTACATGGCCCGCCAGGAGCCGGGCAGCGTGATCCTGCGCGGCCTGCGGGCGGTCAGCGACTACGAGTACGAGTTGCAGATCGCGCACCTGAACCGCCAGATCGGGGACGCCGAGACGGTGTTCATCATGGCCGCCACCCGCTGGAGTTTCGTGAGCAGCTCGATGGTCCGCGAGATCGCCAGTTACGGAGGGGACGTGAGCGAGATGGTCCCGCGTGCCAGTGCCAGCGCCCTGCGCCGCAAACACGCCGACGTGTACGCCGAACGCGAGGCCGAGAAGCAGGAGCAGCGGCAGACGCAGCTGGGCTGAGCGCGCAGCAGGGAGGGGGCCGGACACCACTGGCGTGTCCGGCCCCCCCCTCCTTCAGTGCGCCCTTATGCGGACTGCCGTTTGTTTCGCCTACAATCCGGAACAGCACCGATCTGTCAACGCCACGTCCGGAACCCGCCCGGCTCCTCCTCTGCGGCGCAGCTCTCCGAGTCGCATCCGCTCGGATTGAACGGCTCTGTCAGCCATTCAATCGGAGTCCGTATTACTGTCCGGCGGCGGCCCTGAGCGCCTCTGCCTTGGGCGTCTGCTCCCAGGGGAATTCCGGGCGGCCGAAGTGGCCGTACGCGGCGGTCTGCGCGTAGATGGGCCGCTGCAGGTCCAGTTCCGCGATGATCGCCTGCGGGCGCGCGTCGAAGTGCGCGGCGATCAGCGCGGCCAGCTGCTCGTCGCTGACGGTGCCGGTCCCGTAGGTGTCCACGCGCAGGCTGACGGGGCCGGCGCGGCCGATGGCGTACGCGATCTCGACCAGCGCGCGGCGGGCCAGTCCGGCCGCGACGACGTTCTTGGCGATGAAACGGGCGTAGTACGCCGCGCTGCGGTCCACCTTGGTGGGGTCCTTGCCGCTGAAGGCGCCGCCGCCGTGCGGGACGGCCCCGCCGTAGGTGTCCACGATGATCTTGCGGCCGGTCAGGCCGGTGTCGCCGTGCGGGCCGCCGATGACGAAGCGGCCCGACGGGTTGATGAAGTACTTGGTGTCGTCGGTCAGGTACTCGGCGGGGATCACGGCGCGGATGACGTGTTCGAGCATGTCGGCGCG from Deinococcus depolymerans includes the following:
- a CDS encoding DUF3248 domain-containing protein gives rise to the protein MSADLPSDLPGDPNGDPPVTPDLLRQLEALGGQLVWRIGKDEASDDVIVRLGFASATPRFAHLSRLRSAGDAELQAALAENRVVIEWVD
- a CDS encoding RsmD family RNA methyltransferase — protein: MSLRILGGSAKGRSLEVPASARPSGARIRKSLFDLLAARLPRGTFLDMHGGSGAIGLEAASRGYGVTLIEMDGRAVKALEANARALGLRARILKGDAQSLMPALGPFDIVFSDPPYDVDIPALAANLLARNVVRPGGLLICQHPDRTRLPERAGYTREVREYGSNSLTIYERDEPSDGPEAGAADLPEGGTGGAEVG
- the coaD gene encoding pantetheine-phosphate adenylyltransferase, with product MNAVFPGSFDPITSGHMDVLTRAAKIFDQVTVTVMHNARKQGRHLFTLEERMDILREATAHLPNVRVDTFGGLLVDYMARQEPGSVILRGLRAVSDYEYELQIAHLNRQIGDAETVFIMAATRWSFVSSSMVREIASYGGDVSEMVPRASASALRRKHADVYAEREAEKQEQRQTQLG